In Vigna radiata var. radiata cultivar VC1973A chromosome 3, Vradiata_ver6, whole genome shotgun sequence, the following proteins share a genomic window:
- the LOC106757984 gene encoding xyloglucan galactosyltransferase MUR3 codes for MRRRPVAAILPDQMEKPSARNPNSRICFLATLSAFFWFLLLYFHFAVLGNQSPKLTPITVTFQQPRKSLGSQTLTEAPPPPSFPFARALQTALNKSDRCGGRYIYVHDLPSRFNEDMLKKCRTLSLWTNMCKFTTNAGLGPPLENVKGVFSDTGWYATNQFVVDVIFSNRMKQYDCLTQDPSLAAAFFVPFYAGFDIARYLWGYNISVRDSASLDLVDWLVRRPEWKIMNGRDHFLVAGRITWDFRRLTEDESDWGNRLLFLPAARNMSMLVVESSPWNANDFGIPYPTYFHPAKDDDVFIWQERMRRLERKWLFSFAGAPRPDNPKSIRGQIIDQCKRSKVGKLLECDFGESKCHSPSSIMQMFQGSLFCLQPQGDSYTRRSAFDSMLAGCIPVFFHPGSAYTQYTWHLPKNYTKYSVFIPEDDIRKRNVSIEERLRQIPEEEVRIMREEVISLIPRLVYADPRSKLETLKDAFDVSVQAVIDKVTNLRKDIMEGRTDDNFIEENSWKYALLDAGQREVGPHEWDPFFSKPKDGNADSSDLSSEAAKNSWKNEQRDTS; via the coding sequence ATGAGACGGCGCCCTGTGGCGGCCATTCTCCCTGACCAGATGGAGAAACCCTCCGCCAGGAACCCTAATTCCCGCATCTGCTTCCTGGCAACACTCTCCGCATTCTTCTGGTTCCTCCTCCTCTACTTCCACTTCGCCGTTCTCGGAAACCAATCCCCCAAACTAACCCCTATCACCGTCACCTTTCAGCAACCTCGCAAAAGCCTCGGCTCCCAAACCCTAACCGAAGCCCCTCCGCCACCCTCCTTTCCCTTCGCACGTGCCCTCCAGACCGCCCTCAACAAGTCCGACAGGTGTGGAGGCCGCTACATCTACGTCCATGACCTCCCCTCCCGCTTCAACGAGGACATGTTGAAGAAGTGCAGAACGCTTTCCCTCTGGACCAACATGTGCAAGTTCACTACCAACGCCGGCCTCGGCCCCCCCTTGGAAAACGTTAAGGGCGTCTTCTCTGACACCGGCTGGTACGCTACCAATCAGTTCGTCGTTGACGTCATCTTCAGCAACCGGATGAAACAGTACGACTGCCTCACTCAGGACCCTTCCCTTGCCGCTGCATTCTTCGTCCCCTTCTACGCCGGCTTCGACATCGCCCGCTACCTCTGGGGCTATAACATATCCGTCAGAGACTCTGCGTCGCTTGATCTCGTTGACTGGCTTGTGAGGAGGCCCGAGTGGAAGATCATGAACGGGAGGGACCATTTTCTCGTGGCGGGGAGGATCACGTGGGATTTTAGAAGACTCACTGAGGACGAATCGGATTGGGGGAACAGGCTTTTGTTTCTACCTGCGGCGCGGAACATGTCCATGCTTGTGGTGGAGTCGAGTCCCTGGAATGCGAATGATTTTGGGATTCCTTATCCCACCTATTTTCACCCTGCTAAGGATGATGATGTGTTCATTTGGCAGGAGAGGATGCGGAGGTTGGAGAGGAAGTGGTTGTTTTCTTTCGCCGGGGCTCCACGTCCGGATAACCCGAAATCGATTCGGGGGCAGATTATTGATCAGTGTAAGAGATCCAAGGTGGGTAAGTTGCTGGAGTGTGATTTTGGGGAGAGTAAGTGTCATTCCCCCAGTAGCATAATGCAGATGTTTCAAGGGTCACTTTTCTGCCTTCAGCCTCAAGGGGATTCCTATACCCGACGATCTGCTTTTGATTCAATGCTAGCTGGGTGTATACCTGTGTTTTTTCATCCGGGTTCGGCTTACACTCAATACACTTGGCACCTTCCCAAGAATTATACTAAGTATTCGGTGTTCATTCCGGAGGACGATATTCGGAAGAGGAATGTCAGTATAGAAGAGAGGCTTAGACAGATTCCCGAGGAGGAAGTCAGGATCATGAGAGAGGAGGTCATTAGTTTGATCCCTAGATTGGTGTACGCGGATCCTCGATCCAAACTTGAGACTCTTAAGGATGCGTTTGATGTTTCGGTGCAGGCTGTGATTGACAAGGTTACCAATTTGAGGAAGGACATCATGGAAGGTCGCACCGATGATAATTTCATTGAGGAGAATAGTTGGAAGTATGCGTTGTTGGATGCGGGACAGCGCGAGGTTGGACCTCATGAATGGGATCCCTTCTTTTCTAAACCCAAGGATGGAAATGCGGATTCCAGTGATTTGTCTTCTGAGGCTGCAAAGAATTCTTGGAAAAATGAGCAAAGGGATACTTCTTGA